DNA sequence from the Agrobacterium tumefaciens genome:
CTCTCACCTGCGGCATTACCACCATGCGGAAGGCCTGAAAGCGGGTCGCGCCATCGGTGACGGCGCTCATTTCGATGTCCCAGGGGACATTGTCGAAGAAGCCCTTGAGAACGAAGATGGCGAAGGGCAGCTCCAACGCGCTCATGACCAGCACGACGCCGAAGAGATTGTTGAGCAGGCCCATGTAATGCAACTGCACGAAGATCGCGACGGTGAGCGCCAGCGCCGGAAAGGCATGCAGGAGCAAAAGCCCGCGCAGGACGTTTTCACGCCCGGCGAAGCTGAAGCGCGACAGGGCATAGGCGGCGGGCGTGGCGACCAGCGCGACGATCAGGGTCTGGGAAGCGGCAAACAGCAGCGAACTCTGCAGGGCCGTCCAGACGGATGGCATCAGCGCGATGCGCGTGCTGCCGGTTTTCTCGATATCGCGGCTCCACAGAAAGCTGTAGTTCTCGATGGTCAGATGCGGCAGAACCAGAACGAAAACCAGTGTCGCCACCACGGCGGCGAGCGCCAGCCAGAGCAGCATGGGATTGCGCAGGCGGGTGGAAAAAAGCGCAACCGCAACCGCCCCGCAATAGGCAAGAGCCGCGATTGCGCCGCTGCGCCACAGCACAAGCCGGCTGAGATTGTCGTCTGAGGTCGTGAACGACTTCACCACCAGCCATAGATAGGGCAGGAGAACAGGGGCCGAAACCACGGTCAGGAACACGAGGATGACAGGCAGAAAGCTGGCGCGATGGGCAAGGC
Encoded proteins:
- a CDS encoding carbohydrate ABC transporter permease produces the protein MTLADTQTHAGRVPGLQPDWTRLERRGLAHRASFLPVILVFLTVVSAPVLLPYLWLVVKSFTTSDDNLSRLVLWRSGAIAALAYCGAVAVALFSTRLRNPMLLWLALAAVVATLVFVLVLPHLTIENYSFLWSRDIEKTGSTRIALMPSVWTALQSSLLFAASQTLIVALVATPAAYALSRFSFAGRENVLRGLLLLHAFPALALTVAIFVQLHYMGLLNNLFGVVLVMSALELPFAIFVLKGFFDNVPWDIEMSAVTDGATRFQAFRMVVMPQVRGGLIAVATFTFLRGWEEYVFVQTLLIEKSQMTMSLYLFFVAQDSVGVNFGMIAAVGVVYLLPVLIIYVFTQKYITQMNIGGIKG